One part of the Eubalaena glacialis isolate mEubGla1 chromosome 19, mEubGla1.1.hap2.+ XY, whole genome shotgun sequence genome encodes these proteins:
- the COPZ2 gene encoding coatomer subunit zeta-2 isoform X2 yields the protein MQRPEAWPRPHPGEGAAAAPAGGPAPPARGREPAGLRLQEPSLYTIKAVFILDNDGHRLLAKYYDDTFPSMKEQMAFEKNVFNKTSRTDSEIAFFGGMTIVYKSSIDLFLYVVGSSYENELMLMSVLTCLFESLNHVLRQGPGFSWPWGGSRAVSAFRKNVEKRWLLENMDGAFLVLDEIVDGGVILESDPQQVIQKVNFRMDPGLPNKKLWDFH from the exons ATGCAGCGGCCGGAGGCCTGGCCACGTCCGCACCCGGGGGAGGGGGCCGCGGCCGCCCCGGCCGGGGGCCCGGCGCCGCCCGCCCGAGGCCGGGAGCCCGCGGGGCTGCGG TTGCAGGAACCTTCCCTCTACACCATCAAGGCTGTCTTCATCCTAGATAATGACGGACACCGCCTGCTGGCCAAG TATTATGATGACACATTCCCCTCCATGAAGGAGCAGATGGCCTTCGAGAAAAACGTCTTCAACAAGACCAGCCGAACTGACA GTGAGATTGCATTTTTCGGGGGCATGACCATCGTCTACAAGAGCAGCATTGACCTCTTCCTGTATGTGGTGGGCTCATCCTACGAGAACGAG CTGATGCTCATGTCTGTTCTTACCTGCCTGTTTGAGTCCCTGAACCATGTGTTAAG GCAGGGACCCGGATTCTCCTGGCCATGGGGAGGTTCCAGAGCTGTGTCCGCCTTCAGGAAGAACGTGGAGAAGCGCTGGTTGCTGGAGAACATGGACGGAGCCTTTCTGGTGCTGGACGAGATTGTGGATGGCgg TGTGATTCTGGAGAGTGACCCCCAGCAAGTGATCCAGAAAGTGAATTTTAGG ATGGACCCTGGGCTCCCAAACAAGAAGCTCTGGGACTTCCACTAA
- the NFE2L1 gene encoding endoplasmic reticulum membrane sensor NFE2L1 isoform X2 has translation MLSLKKYLTEGLLQFTILLSLIGVRVDVDTYLTSQLPPLREIILGPSSAYTQTQFHNLRNTLDGYGIHPKSIDLDNYFTARRLLSQVRALDRFQVPTTEVNAWLVHRDPEGSVSGSQPSSGLALESSSGLQDVTGPDNGVRESETEQGFSEDLEDLGAVAPPVSGDLTKEDIDLGAGREIFDYSHRQKEQDVDKELRDGAEQEDTWPGEGAEALARNLLVDGETGESFPAQVPGGEDQTALSLEECLRLLEATCPFGENAEFPADISSITEAVPSESEPPGLQNNLLSPLLTGTESPFDLEQQWQDLMSIMEMQAMEVNTSTSEILYDAPPGDPLSTNYSLAPNTPINQNVSLHQASLGGCSQDFSLFSPEVESLPVAGSSTLLPLVPSNSTSLNSTFGSTNLAGLFFPPQLNGTANDTAGPELPDPLGGLLDEAMLDEISLMDLAIEEGFNPVQASQLEEEFDSDSGLSLDSSHSPSSLSSSEGSSSSSSSSSSSSSSSSSSASSSASSSFSEEGAVGYSSDSETLDLEEAEGAVGYQPEYSKFCRMSYQDPAQLSCLPYLEHVGHNHTYNMAPSALDSADLPPPSTLKKGSKEKQADFLDKQMSRDEHRARAMKIPFTNDKIINLPVEEFNELLSKYQLSEAQLSLIRDIRRRGKNKMAAQNCRKRKLDTILNLERDVEDLQRDKARLLREKVEFLRSLRQMKQKVQSLYQEVFGRLRDENGRPYSPSQYALQYAGDGSVLLIPRTLADQQARRQERKPKDRRK, from the exons ATGCTTTCTCTGAAGAAATACTTAACGGAAGGACTCCTCCAGTTCACCATTCTGCTGAGTTTGATCGGGGTGCGGGTGGACGTGGATACTTACCTGACCTCGCAGCTCCCCCCGCTCCGGGAGATCATCCTGGGGCCCAGTTCTGCCTATACTCAGACCCAGTTCCACAACCTGAGGAATACCTTGGATGGCTACGGTATCCACCCCAAGAGCATAGACCTGGACAATTACTTCACTGCCCGGCGGCTCCTCAGTCAGGTGAGGGCCCTGGACAGGTTCCAGGTGCCAACCACTGAGGTTAACGCCTGGCTGGTCCACCGGGATCCGGAGGGGTCTGTCTCTGGCAGCCAGCCCAGCTCGGGCCTCGCCCTCGAGAGTTCCAGTGGTCTCCAGGATGTGACAGGCCCAGACAACGGGGTGCGAGAAAGCGAAACGGAGCAGGGATTCAGTGAAGATTTGGAGGATTTGGGGGCTGTAGCCCCTCCAGTCAGTGGAGACTTAACCAAAGAG GATATTGACCTGGGGGCTGGGCGTGAGATTTTTGACTACAGTCATCGCCAGAAGGAGCAGGATGTGGATAAGGAACTGCGAGATGGAGCAGAGCAGGAGGACACCTGGCCAGGCGAGGGTGCAGAAGCTCTGGCACGAAACCTGCTAGTGGATGGAGAGACTGGGGAGAGCTTCCCTGCACAG GTGCCTGGTGGGGAGGACCAGACAGCCCTGTCCCTGGAAGAGTGCCTTAGGCTGCTGGAGGCCACCTGCCCCTTTGGGGAGAATGCTGAG TTTCCAGCAGACATTTCCAGCATAACAGAAGCAGTGCCTAGTGAGAGTGAGCCCCCAGGTCTTCAAAACAATCTTTTGTCTCCTCTCCTGACGGGGACAGAGTCTCCATTTGATTTGGAACAGCAGTGGCAAGATCTCATGTCCATCATGGAAATGCAG gcCATGGAAGTGAACACATCAACAAGTGAAATCCTGTACGATGCCCCTCCAGGAGACCCACTGAGCACCAACTACAGCCTTGCCCCCAACACTCCCATCAATCAGAATGTCAGCCTGCATCAGGCGTCCCTGGGGGGCTGCAGCCAGGACTTCTCACTCTTCAGCCCTGAGGTGGAGAGCCTGCCTGTGGCCGGCAGCTCCACGCTGCTCCCGCTGGTCCCCAGCAATTCCACCAGCCTCAACTCCACCTTTGGTTCCACCAACCTGGCAGGGCTCTTCTTTCCACCCCAGCTGAATGGCACAGCCAACGACACAGCAGGCCCTGAGCTGCCTGACCCACTCGGGGGTCTGTTAGATGAAGCCATGCTAGATGAGATCAGCCTGATGGACCTGGCCATTGAAGAAGGCTTTAACCCCGTGCAGGCCTCCCAGCTCGAAGAGGAATTTGACTCTGACTCAGGCCTCTCCTTGGACTCCAGCCATAGCCCTTCCTCCCTGAGCAGCTCTGAAGGtagttcttcttcctcctcctcctcctcctcctcctcttcctcttcttcttcctctgcttcttcctcagcctcttcctccttttctgagGAAGGTGCAGTTGGCTACAGTTCTGACTCTGAGACCTTGGATCTGGAAGAGGCTGAGGGCGCTGTGGGCTACCAGCCCGAGTATTCCAAGTTCTGCCGCATGAGCTACCAGGACCCAGCTCAGCTCTCCTGCCTGCCCTATTTGGAGCACGTGGGCCACAACCACACATACAACATGGCACCCAGTGCCCTCGACTCCGCTGACCTGCCACCACCCAGCACCCTCAAGAAGGGCAGCAAGGAGAAGCAGGCTGACTTCCTGGACAAACAGATGAGCCGGGATGAGCATCGAGCCCGAGCCATGAAGATCCCCTTCACCAACGACAAGATCATCAACCTGCCTGTGGAGGAGTTCAACGAGCTGCTGTCCAAGTACCAGCTGAGCGAGGCCCAGCTGAGCCTCATCCGTGACATCCGGCGCCGTGGCAAGAACAAGATGGCGGCGCAGAACTGCCGCAAGCGCAAGCTGGACACCATCCTGAACCTGGAGCGGGATGTGGAGGACCTGCAGCGCGATAAAGCCCGGCTGCTGCGGGAGAAGGTGGAGTTCCTCCGGTCCCTGCGGCAGATGAAGCAGAAGGTCCAGAGCTTGTACCAGGAAGTGTTTGGGCGGCTGCGGGATGAGAACGGGCGGCCCTACTCGCCCAGTCAGTATGCGCTGCAGTATGCCGGGGATGGCAGTGTCCTCCTCATTCCCCGCACCTTGGCTGACCAGCAGGCCCGGCGGCAGGAGAGGAAGCCGAAGGACCGGAGAAAGTGa
- the NFE2L1 gene encoding endoplasmic reticulum membrane sensor NFE2L1 isoform X1 has protein sequence MLSLKKYLTEGLLQFTILLSLIGVRVDVDTYLTSQLPPLREIILGPSSAYTQTQFHNLRNTLDGYGIHPKSIDLDNYFTARRLLSQVRALDRFQVPTTEVNAWLVHRDPEGSVSGSQPSSGLALESSSGLQDVTGPDNGVRESETEQGFSEDLEDLGAVAPPVSGDLTKEDIDLIDILWRQDIDLGAGREIFDYSHRQKEQDVDKELRDGAEQEDTWPGEGAEALARNLLVDGETGESFPAQVPGGEDQTALSLEECLRLLEATCPFGENAEFPADISSITEAVPSESEPPGLQNNLLSPLLTGTESPFDLEQQWQDLMSIMEMQAMEVNTSTSEILYDAPPGDPLSTNYSLAPNTPINQNVSLHQASLGGCSQDFSLFSPEVESLPVAGSSTLLPLVPSNSTSLNSTFGSTNLAGLFFPPQLNGTANDTAGPELPDPLGGLLDEAMLDEISLMDLAIEEGFNPVQASQLEEEFDSDSGLSLDSSHSPSSLSSSEGSSSSSSSSSSSSSSSSSSASSSASSSFSEEGAVGYSSDSETLDLEEAEGAVGYQPEYSKFCRMSYQDPAQLSCLPYLEHVGHNHTYNMAPSALDSADLPPPSTLKKGSKEKQADFLDKQMSRDEHRARAMKIPFTNDKIINLPVEEFNELLSKYQLSEAQLSLIRDIRRRGKNKMAAQNCRKRKLDTILNLERDVEDLQRDKARLLREKVEFLRSLRQMKQKVQSLYQEVFGRLRDENGRPYSPSQYALQYAGDGSVLLIPRTLADQQARRQERKPKDRRK, from the exons ATGCTTTCTCTGAAGAAATACTTAACGGAAGGACTCCTCCAGTTCACCATTCTGCTGAGTTTGATCGGGGTGCGGGTGGACGTGGATACTTACCTGACCTCGCAGCTCCCCCCGCTCCGGGAGATCATCCTGGGGCCCAGTTCTGCCTATACTCAGACCCAGTTCCACAACCTGAGGAATACCTTGGATGGCTACGGTATCCACCCCAAGAGCATAGACCTGGACAATTACTTCACTGCCCGGCGGCTCCTCAGTCAGGTGAGGGCCCTGGACAGGTTCCAGGTGCCAACCACTGAGGTTAACGCCTGGCTGGTCCACCGGGATCCGGAGGGGTCTGTCTCTGGCAGCCAGCCCAGCTCGGGCCTCGCCCTCGAGAGTTCCAGTGGTCTCCAGGATGTGACAGGCCCAGACAACGGGGTGCGAGAAAGCGAAACGGAGCAGGGATTCAGTGAAGATTTGGAGGATTTGGGGGCTGTAGCCCCTCCAGTCAGTGGAGACTTAACCAAAGAG GACATAGATCTGATTGACATCCTTTGGCGACAGGATATTGACCTGGGGGCTGGGCGTGAGATTTTTGACTACAGTCATCGCCAGAAGGAGCAGGATGTGGATAAGGAACTGCGAGATGGAGCAGAGCAGGAGGACACCTGGCCAGGCGAGGGTGCAGAAGCTCTGGCACGAAACCTGCTAGTGGATGGAGAGACTGGGGAGAGCTTCCCTGCACAG GTGCCTGGTGGGGAGGACCAGACAGCCCTGTCCCTGGAAGAGTGCCTTAGGCTGCTGGAGGCCACCTGCCCCTTTGGGGAGAATGCTGAG TTTCCAGCAGACATTTCCAGCATAACAGAAGCAGTGCCTAGTGAGAGTGAGCCCCCAGGTCTTCAAAACAATCTTTTGTCTCCTCTCCTGACGGGGACAGAGTCTCCATTTGATTTGGAACAGCAGTGGCAAGATCTCATGTCCATCATGGAAATGCAG gcCATGGAAGTGAACACATCAACAAGTGAAATCCTGTACGATGCCCCTCCAGGAGACCCACTGAGCACCAACTACAGCCTTGCCCCCAACACTCCCATCAATCAGAATGTCAGCCTGCATCAGGCGTCCCTGGGGGGCTGCAGCCAGGACTTCTCACTCTTCAGCCCTGAGGTGGAGAGCCTGCCTGTGGCCGGCAGCTCCACGCTGCTCCCGCTGGTCCCCAGCAATTCCACCAGCCTCAACTCCACCTTTGGTTCCACCAACCTGGCAGGGCTCTTCTTTCCACCCCAGCTGAATGGCACAGCCAACGACACAGCAGGCCCTGAGCTGCCTGACCCACTCGGGGGTCTGTTAGATGAAGCCATGCTAGATGAGATCAGCCTGATGGACCTGGCCATTGAAGAAGGCTTTAACCCCGTGCAGGCCTCCCAGCTCGAAGAGGAATTTGACTCTGACTCAGGCCTCTCCTTGGACTCCAGCCATAGCCCTTCCTCCCTGAGCAGCTCTGAAGGtagttcttcttcctcctcctcctcctcctcctcctcttcctcttcttcttcctctgcttcttcctcagcctcttcctccttttctgagGAAGGTGCAGTTGGCTACAGTTCTGACTCTGAGACCTTGGATCTGGAAGAGGCTGAGGGCGCTGTGGGCTACCAGCCCGAGTATTCCAAGTTCTGCCGCATGAGCTACCAGGACCCAGCTCAGCTCTCCTGCCTGCCCTATTTGGAGCACGTGGGCCACAACCACACATACAACATGGCACCCAGTGCCCTCGACTCCGCTGACCTGCCACCACCCAGCACCCTCAAGAAGGGCAGCAAGGAGAAGCAGGCTGACTTCCTGGACAAACAGATGAGCCGGGATGAGCATCGAGCCCGAGCCATGAAGATCCCCTTCACCAACGACAAGATCATCAACCTGCCTGTGGAGGAGTTCAACGAGCTGCTGTCCAAGTACCAGCTGAGCGAGGCCCAGCTGAGCCTCATCCGTGACATCCGGCGCCGTGGCAAGAACAAGATGGCGGCGCAGAACTGCCGCAAGCGCAAGCTGGACACCATCCTGAACCTGGAGCGGGATGTGGAGGACCTGCAGCGCGATAAAGCCCGGCTGCTGCGGGAGAAGGTGGAGTTCCTCCGGTCCCTGCGGCAGATGAAGCAGAAGGTCCAGAGCTTGTACCAGGAAGTGTTTGGGCGGCTGCGGGATGAGAACGGGCGGCCCTACTCGCCCAGTCAGTATGCGCTGCAGTATGCCGGGGATGGCAGTGTCCTCCTCATTCCCCGCACCTTGGCTGACCAGCAGGCCCGGCGGCAGGAGAGGAAGCCGAAGGACCGGAGAAAGTGa
- the COPZ2 gene encoding coatomer subunit zeta-2 isoform X3, giving the protein MQRPEAWPRPHPGEGAAAAPAGGPAPPARGREPAGLRLQEPSLYTIKAVFILDNDGHRLLAKYYDDTFPSMKEQMAFEKNVFNKTSRTDSEIAFFGGMTIVYKSSIDLFLYVVGSSYENELMLMSVLTCLFESLNHVLRKNVEKRWLLENMDGAFLVLDEIVDGGVILESDPQQVIQKVNFRADDSGLTEHSVAQVLQSAKEQIKWSLLK; this is encoded by the exons ATGCAGCGGCCGGAGGCCTGGCCACGTCCGCACCCGGGGGAGGGGGCCGCGGCCGCCCCGGCCGGGGGCCCGGCGCCGCCCGCCCGAGGCCGGGAGCCCGCGGGGCTGCGG TTGCAGGAACCTTCCCTCTACACCATCAAGGCTGTCTTCATCCTAGATAATGACGGACACCGCCTGCTGGCCAAG TATTATGATGACACATTCCCCTCCATGAAGGAGCAGATGGCCTTCGAGAAAAACGTCTTCAACAAGACCAGCCGAACTGACA GTGAGATTGCATTTTTCGGGGGCATGACCATCGTCTACAAGAGCAGCATTGACCTCTTCCTGTATGTGGTGGGCTCATCCTACGAGAACGAG CTGATGCTCATGTCTGTTCTTACCTGCCTGTTTGAGTCCCTGAACCATGTGTTAAG GAAGAACGTGGAGAAGCGCTGGTTGCTGGAGAACATGGACGGAGCCTTTCTGGTGCTGGACGAGATTGTGGATGGCgg TGTGATTCTGGAGAGTGACCCCCAGCAAGTGATCCAGAAAGTGAATTTTAGG GCGGATGACAGCGGCTTAACTGAGCACAGTGTGGCCCAG GTTCTTCAGTCTGCCAAGGAACAAATTAAATGGTCGTTACTGAAATGA
- the COPZ2 gene encoding coatomer subunit zeta-2 isoform X4, translating into MQGALGFEEPRRARGRRGGGRSAGLQEPSLYTIKAVFILDNDGHRLLAKYYDDTFPSMKEQMAFEKNVFNKTSRTDSEIAFFGGMTIVYKSSIDLFLYVVGSSYENELMLMSVLTCLFESLNHVLRKNVEKRWLLENMDGAFLVLDEIVDGGVILESDPQQVIQKVNFRADDSGLTEHSVAQVLQSAKEQIKWSLLK; encoded by the exons ATGCAGGGAGCTCTGGGCTTTGAGGAGCCGAGGAGGGCgaggggaaggagaggtgggggaaggagcgCTGGG TTGCAGGAACCTTCCCTCTACACCATCAAGGCTGTCTTCATCCTAGATAATGACGGACACCGCCTGCTGGCCAAG TATTATGATGACACATTCCCCTCCATGAAGGAGCAGATGGCCTTCGAGAAAAACGTCTTCAACAAGACCAGCCGAACTGACA GTGAGATTGCATTTTTCGGGGGCATGACCATCGTCTACAAGAGCAGCATTGACCTCTTCCTGTATGTGGTGGGCTCATCCTACGAGAACGAG CTGATGCTCATGTCTGTTCTTACCTGCCTGTTTGAGTCCCTGAACCATGTGTTAAG GAAGAACGTGGAGAAGCGCTGGTTGCTGGAGAACATGGACGGAGCCTTTCTGGTGCTGGACGAGATTGTGGATGGCgg TGTGATTCTGGAGAGTGACCCCCAGCAAGTGATCCAGAAAGTGAATTTTAGG GCGGATGACAGCGGCTTAACTGAGCACAGTGTGGCCCAG GTTCTTCAGTCTGCCAAGGAACAAATTAAATGGTCGTTACTGAAATGA
- the COPZ2 gene encoding coatomer subunit zeta-2 isoform X1: MQRPEAWPRPHPGEGAAAAPAGGPAPPARGREPAGLRLQEPSLYTIKAVFILDNDGHRLLAKYYDDTFPSMKEQMAFEKNVFNKTSRTDSEIAFFGGMTIVYKSSIDLFLYVVGSSYENELMLMSVLTCLFESLNHVLRQGPGFSWPWGGSRAVSAFRKNVEKRWLLENMDGAFLVLDEIVDGGVILESDPQQVIQKVNFRADDSGLTEHSVAQVLQSAKEQIKWSLLK, from the exons ATGCAGCGGCCGGAGGCCTGGCCACGTCCGCACCCGGGGGAGGGGGCCGCGGCCGCCCCGGCCGGGGGCCCGGCGCCGCCCGCCCGAGGCCGGGAGCCCGCGGGGCTGCGG TTGCAGGAACCTTCCCTCTACACCATCAAGGCTGTCTTCATCCTAGATAATGACGGACACCGCCTGCTGGCCAAG TATTATGATGACACATTCCCCTCCATGAAGGAGCAGATGGCCTTCGAGAAAAACGTCTTCAACAAGACCAGCCGAACTGACA GTGAGATTGCATTTTTCGGGGGCATGACCATCGTCTACAAGAGCAGCATTGACCTCTTCCTGTATGTGGTGGGCTCATCCTACGAGAACGAG CTGATGCTCATGTCTGTTCTTACCTGCCTGTTTGAGTCCCTGAACCATGTGTTAAG GCAGGGACCCGGATTCTCCTGGCCATGGGGAGGTTCCAGAGCTGTGTCCGCCTTCAGGAAGAACGTGGAGAAGCGCTGGTTGCTGGAGAACATGGACGGAGCCTTTCTGGTGCTGGACGAGATTGTGGATGGCgg TGTGATTCTGGAGAGTGACCCCCAGCAAGTGATCCAGAAAGTGAATTTTAGG GCGGATGACAGCGGCTTAACTGAGCACAGTGTGGCCCAG GTTCTTCAGTCTGCCAAGGAACAAATTAAATGGTCGTTACTGAAATGA
- the NFE2L1 gene encoding endoplasmic reticulum membrane sensor NFE2L1 isoform X3 codes for MLSLKKYLTEGLLQFTILLSLIGVRVDVDTYLTSQLPPLREIILGPSSAYTQTQFHNLRNTLDGYGIHPKSIDLDNYFTARRLLSQVRALDRFQVPTTEVNAWLVHRDPEGSVSGSQPSSGLALESSSGLQDVTGPDNGVRESETEQGFSEDLEDLGAVAPPVSGDLTKEDIDLIDILWRQDIDLGAGREIFDYSHRQKEQDVDKELRDGAEQEDTWPGEGAEALARNLLVDGETGESFPAQFPADISSITEAVPSESEPPGLQNNLLSPLLTGTESPFDLEQQWQDLMSIMEMQAMEVNTSTSEILYDAPPGDPLSTNYSLAPNTPINQNVSLHQASLGGCSQDFSLFSPEVESLPVAGSSTLLPLVPSNSTSLNSTFGSTNLAGLFFPPQLNGTANDTAGPELPDPLGGLLDEAMLDEISLMDLAIEEGFNPVQASQLEEEFDSDSGLSLDSSHSPSSLSSSEGSSSSSSSSSSSSSSSSSSASSSASSSFSEEGAVGYSSDSETLDLEEAEGAVGYQPEYSKFCRMSYQDPAQLSCLPYLEHVGHNHTYNMAPSALDSADLPPPSTLKKGSKEKQADFLDKQMSRDEHRARAMKIPFTNDKIINLPVEEFNELLSKYQLSEAQLSLIRDIRRRGKNKMAAQNCRKRKLDTILNLERDVEDLQRDKARLLREKVEFLRSLRQMKQKVQSLYQEVFGRLRDENGRPYSPSQYALQYAGDGSVLLIPRTLADQQARRQERKPKDRRK; via the exons ATGCTTTCTCTGAAGAAATACTTAACGGAAGGACTCCTCCAGTTCACCATTCTGCTGAGTTTGATCGGGGTGCGGGTGGACGTGGATACTTACCTGACCTCGCAGCTCCCCCCGCTCCGGGAGATCATCCTGGGGCCCAGTTCTGCCTATACTCAGACCCAGTTCCACAACCTGAGGAATACCTTGGATGGCTACGGTATCCACCCCAAGAGCATAGACCTGGACAATTACTTCACTGCCCGGCGGCTCCTCAGTCAGGTGAGGGCCCTGGACAGGTTCCAGGTGCCAACCACTGAGGTTAACGCCTGGCTGGTCCACCGGGATCCGGAGGGGTCTGTCTCTGGCAGCCAGCCCAGCTCGGGCCTCGCCCTCGAGAGTTCCAGTGGTCTCCAGGATGTGACAGGCCCAGACAACGGGGTGCGAGAAAGCGAAACGGAGCAGGGATTCAGTGAAGATTTGGAGGATTTGGGGGCTGTAGCCCCTCCAGTCAGTGGAGACTTAACCAAAGAG GACATAGATCTGATTGACATCCTTTGGCGACAGGATATTGACCTGGGGGCTGGGCGTGAGATTTTTGACTACAGTCATCGCCAGAAGGAGCAGGATGTGGATAAGGAACTGCGAGATGGAGCAGAGCAGGAGGACACCTGGCCAGGCGAGGGTGCAGAAGCTCTGGCACGAAACCTGCTAGTGGATGGAGAGACTGGGGAGAGCTTCCCTGCACAG TTTCCAGCAGACATTTCCAGCATAACAGAAGCAGTGCCTAGTGAGAGTGAGCCCCCAGGTCTTCAAAACAATCTTTTGTCTCCTCTCCTGACGGGGACAGAGTCTCCATTTGATTTGGAACAGCAGTGGCAAGATCTCATGTCCATCATGGAAATGCAG gcCATGGAAGTGAACACATCAACAAGTGAAATCCTGTACGATGCCCCTCCAGGAGACCCACTGAGCACCAACTACAGCCTTGCCCCCAACACTCCCATCAATCAGAATGTCAGCCTGCATCAGGCGTCCCTGGGGGGCTGCAGCCAGGACTTCTCACTCTTCAGCCCTGAGGTGGAGAGCCTGCCTGTGGCCGGCAGCTCCACGCTGCTCCCGCTGGTCCCCAGCAATTCCACCAGCCTCAACTCCACCTTTGGTTCCACCAACCTGGCAGGGCTCTTCTTTCCACCCCAGCTGAATGGCACAGCCAACGACACAGCAGGCCCTGAGCTGCCTGACCCACTCGGGGGTCTGTTAGATGAAGCCATGCTAGATGAGATCAGCCTGATGGACCTGGCCATTGAAGAAGGCTTTAACCCCGTGCAGGCCTCCCAGCTCGAAGAGGAATTTGACTCTGACTCAGGCCTCTCCTTGGACTCCAGCCATAGCCCTTCCTCCCTGAGCAGCTCTGAAGGtagttcttcttcctcctcctcctcctcctcctcctcttcctcttcttcttcctctgcttcttcctcagcctcttcctccttttctgagGAAGGTGCAGTTGGCTACAGTTCTGACTCTGAGACCTTGGATCTGGAAGAGGCTGAGGGCGCTGTGGGCTACCAGCCCGAGTATTCCAAGTTCTGCCGCATGAGCTACCAGGACCCAGCTCAGCTCTCCTGCCTGCCCTATTTGGAGCACGTGGGCCACAACCACACATACAACATGGCACCCAGTGCCCTCGACTCCGCTGACCTGCCACCACCCAGCACCCTCAAGAAGGGCAGCAAGGAGAAGCAGGCTGACTTCCTGGACAAACAGATGAGCCGGGATGAGCATCGAGCCCGAGCCATGAAGATCCCCTTCACCAACGACAAGATCATCAACCTGCCTGTGGAGGAGTTCAACGAGCTGCTGTCCAAGTACCAGCTGAGCGAGGCCCAGCTGAGCCTCATCCGTGACATCCGGCGCCGTGGCAAGAACAAGATGGCGGCGCAGAACTGCCGCAAGCGCAAGCTGGACACCATCCTGAACCTGGAGCGGGATGTGGAGGACCTGCAGCGCGATAAAGCCCGGCTGCTGCGGGAGAAGGTGGAGTTCCTCCGGTCCCTGCGGCAGATGAAGCAGAAGGTCCAGAGCTTGTACCAGGAAGTGTTTGGGCGGCTGCGGGATGAGAACGGGCGGCCCTACTCGCCCAGTCAGTATGCGCTGCAGTATGCCGGGGATGGCAGTGTCCTCCTCATTCCCCGCACCTTGGCTGACCAGCAGGCCCGGCGGCAGGAGAGGAAGCCGAAGGACCGGAGAAAGTGa